One region of Bradyrhizobium betae genomic DNA includes:
- a CDS encoding amino acid ABC transporter permease — protein sequence MTAIADIPDAPRAARRPQIGNPVLRWLRTNLFSSIPNGILSVVLLAVLGKGIFSFVQWGIANAVWLTPANDSSACRAVRGVGACWAIIPEKYRFILFGTYPFDEQWRPALSVLVFITLFYVSTRRALWRRELAYLWIGALALISVLMWGGVFGLSFVSQDRWGGLPVTLILATFGLAFGFPLGILVALGRRSTLPAIRSLSVLYVELIRGVPLVSLLFMASVMFPLFMPNGFNIDKLLRAQIAIILFAGAYLAEVIRGGLQAVPRGQYEAADALGLSYWRKHRLIVLPQAIRHVIPPLVNTFIAFFKDTSLVLIIGIFDLLTTAKTAIIDPGWQQFSVEVYIFVAAIYFVFCFAMSRYSRSLEATGGR from the coding sequence ATGACCGCGATCGCCGACATTCCGGACGCACCGCGCGCGGCCCGCCGTCCCCAGATCGGCAATCCGGTGCTGCGCTGGCTCCGCACCAATCTGTTCTCGTCGATCCCGAACGGCATCCTCTCGGTGGTGCTGCTGGCGGTGCTTGGCAAAGGCATCTTCAGTTTCGTTCAGTGGGGCATCGCCAACGCGGTCTGGCTGACGCCGGCCAATGATTCCAGCGCCTGCCGTGCCGTCCGCGGCGTCGGCGCCTGCTGGGCGATCATCCCCGAAAAATATCGCTTCATTCTGTTCGGCACCTATCCGTTCGACGAGCAATGGCGGCCGGCGCTGTCGGTGCTGGTCTTCATCACGCTGTTCTACGTCTCAACGCGACGCGCCTTGTGGCGGCGCGAGCTGGCCTATCTCTGGATCGGCGCGCTGGCACTGATCAGCGTGTTGATGTGGGGCGGCGTGTTCGGGCTGAGCTTCGTCTCGCAGGACCGTTGGGGCGGATTGCCGGTGACGCTGATCCTGGCGACGTTCGGATTGGCGTTCGGATTCCCGCTCGGCATCCTCGTTGCGCTCGGCCGGCGCTCGACATTGCCGGCAATCCGCTCGCTCAGCGTGCTCTATGTCGAGTTGATCCGCGGCGTGCCGCTGGTGAGCCTGCTGTTCATGGCGAGCGTGATGTTTCCGCTGTTCATGCCCAACGGCTTCAACATCGACAAGCTCCTGCGTGCGCAGATCGCGATCATCTTGTTCGCGGGGGCTTATCTGGCGGAAGTCATCCGCGGTGGGCTCCAGGCCGTGCCGCGCGGGCAATATGAGGCCGCCGACGCGCTGGGGCTGTCTTACTGGCGCAAGCACCGGCTGATCGTCCTGCCGCAGGCGATCCGCCACGTCATTCCGCCACTGGTCAACACCTTCATCGCCTTCTTCAAGGACACCAGCCTCGTGCTGATCATCGGCATCTTCGACCTGCTGACGACGGCCAAGACCGCGATCATCGATCCCGGCTGGCAGCAATTCTCGGTCGAGGTCTACATCTTCGTCGCCGCGATCTATTTCGTGTTTTGCTTTGCGATGTCGCGCTATAGCCGGAGTCTGGAAGCGACGGGCGGAAGGTGA
- a CDS encoding tartrate dehydrogenase, with amino-acid sequence MSKKQYRIAVIPGDGIGKEVMPEGLRVLEAAAKKHGVSLHFDHFDFSSWDYYEKHGQMMPDDWKEKIGKHDAIYFGAVGWPAKIPDHVSLWGSLIKFRREFDQYVNLRPVRLMPGVPSPLAGRKPGDIDFWVVRENTEGEYSSVGGRMFPDTDREFVTQQTVMTRVGVDRILKFAFELAQSRPKKHLTSATKSNGISITMPYWDERVEAMAKKYPGVKWDKYHIDILTANFVLHPDWFDVVVGSNLFGDILSDLGPACTGTIGIAPSGNINPEGDFPSVFEPVHGSAPDIAGQGIANPIGAIWSGAMMLEHLGEKVAGKSIVDAIERTLAERTLRTKDLGGNADTTACGKAVAEMVD; translated from the coding sequence ATGAGCAAGAAACAATACCGGATCGCAGTCATTCCCGGCGACGGCATCGGCAAGGAAGTGATGCCGGAAGGCCTGCGCGTTTTGGAGGCGGCGGCCAAGAAGCATGGGGTCTCCCTGCACTTCGACCATTTCGACTTCTCGTCCTGGGACTATTACGAGAAGCACGGCCAGATGATGCCGGACGACTGGAAGGAGAAGATCGGCAAGCACGATGCGATCTATTTCGGCGCGGTCGGCTGGCCGGCGAAAATTCCCGACCATGTCTCGCTGTGGGGCTCGCTGATCAAATTCCGCCGCGAGTTCGATCAGTATGTGAATTTGCGCCCGGTGCGGCTGATGCCCGGCGTGCCGTCGCCGCTGGCGGGCCGCAAGCCCGGTGACATCGACTTCTGGGTGGTGCGCGAGAACACCGAAGGCGAGTACTCGTCCGTCGGCGGCCGCATGTTCCCCGACACCGACCGTGAGTTCGTCACCCAGCAGACCGTGATGACCCGCGTGGGTGTCGACCGCATCCTGAAGTTCGCCTTCGAGCTCGCGCAGTCGCGGCCGAAGAAGCATTTGACGTCGGCGACCAAGTCGAACGGCATCTCCATCACCATGCCCTATTGGGACGAGCGCGTGGAGGCGATGGCGAAGAAGTATCCAGGCGTGAAGTGGGACAAGTACCACATCGACATCTTGACCGCGAACTTCGTGCTGCATCCGGACTGGTTCGACGTCGTGGTCGGCTCGAACCTGTTCGGCGATATCCTCTCCGATCTCGGCCCGGCCTGCACCGGCACCATCGGTATCGCGCCCTCCGGCAACATCAACCCCGAAGGCGATTTCCCGTCGGTGTTCGAGCCGGTGCACGGCTCGGCGCCCGACATCGCGGGGCAGGGCATCGCCAACCCGATCGGTGCGATCTGGTCGGGCGCGATGATGCTTGAGCATCTCGGCGAGAAGGTCGCCGGCAAATCGATCGTGGACGCGATCGAGCGCACGCTCGCCGAACGCACGCTCCGGACGAAGGACCTCGGCGGTAACGCCGACACGACGGCTTGCGGCAAGGCGGTTGCGGAGATGGTGGATTAG
- a CDS encoding aspartate aminotransferase family protein — protein MAARTSRVLHRSLRETPPKAIGGEGIYLLAEDGRRVIDASGGAAVSCLGHQHPRVIAAMAKQASTLAYAHTAFFSSEPAEALAERLVGHEPGGLAYAYFVSGGSEAIEASIKLARQYFIERGEPQRQHFIARRQSYHGNTLGALAAGGNAWRRAPYAPLLSTAFSHVTPAFAYHEKHEGESDAQFVARLAAELEAEFQRLGPDTVAAFLAEPVVGATAGAVTAPEGYFKAVREICDRHGALLILDEVMCGMGRTGTTHAWEQEGVAPDIQAIAKGLGGGYQPIGAMLASGKIIDTIRAGSGAFQHGHTYLAHPLACAAALAVQDVIRDDGLLDRVKERGKQLEQRLTERFGNHRHVGDIRGRGLFWAIELVADRASRTSFDPALKLNQKIKAEAFTSGLGCYPGGGTVDGVRGDHVLLAPPYIVSTEEIDLIVDKLGTAVDNVLRSVNH, from the coding sequence ATGGCCGCTCGCACCAGCCGCGTGCTGCACCGCTCCTTGCGTGAGACGCCGCCCAAGGCGATCGGCGGCGAAGGAATCTATCTCCTCGCCGAGGACGGCCGGCGTGTGATCGACGCCTCCGGCGGCGCGGCGGTCTCCTGCCTCGGCCATCAGCATCCGCGCGTGATCGCGGCGATGGCGAAGCAGGCCTCGACACTGGCCTATGCGCACACCGCCTTCTTTTCGTCCGAGCCGGCCGAGGCGCTGGCCGAACGGCTCGTCGGGCACGAGCCCGGCGGTCTCGCTTATGCCTATTTCGTCAGCGGCGGATCGGAGGCGATCGAAGCCAGCATCAAGCTCGCGCGACAATATTTCATCGAGCGCGGCGAGCCGCAGCGGCAGCACTTCATCGCCCGGCGGCAGAGCTATCACGGCAACACGCTCGGCGCGCTCGCCGCCGGCGGCAATGCCTGGCGCCGCGCGCCCTATGCACCGCTGCTCTCGACCGCCTTCAGCCACGTGACGCCGGCCTTTGCCTACCATGAGAAGCACGAGGGCGAGTCGGACGCGCAGTTCGTGGCGCGGCTCGCGGCCGAGCTCGAAGCCGAGTTTCAGCGGCTTGGCCCTGATACCGTCGCGGCGTTCCTCGCCGAGCCTGTGGTCGGCGCCACCGCCGGCGCGGTGACGGCGCCAGAGGGCTATTTCAAGGCGGTGCGCGAGATCTGCGACCGGCACGGTGCACTGCTCATCCTCGACGAAGTCATGTGCGGCATGGGGCGTACCGGCACGACGCACGCCTGGGAACAGGAAGGCGTTGCCCCGGATATTCAGGCGATCGCAAAAGGGCTCGGCGGCGGCTACCAGCCGATCGGCGCGATGCTCGCGAGCGGCAAGATCATCGACACCATCCGCGCCGGCTCGGGCGCGTTCCAGCACGGCCACACTTATCTCGCACATCCCCTCGCCTGCGCGGCCGCACTCGCGGTGCAGGATGTGATCCGCGACGACGGCCTGCTCGATCGCGTCAAGGAGCGCGGCAAGCAGCTCGAACAACGACTGACCGAACGCTTCGGCAACCACCGCCACGTCGGCGACATCAGGGGCCGCGGGCTGTTCTGGGCGATCGAGCTCGTCGCCGATCGCGCCAGCCGCACCTCGTTCGATCCGGCGCTCAAGCTGAACCAGAAGATCAAGGCGGAAGCGTTCACGAGCGGGCTCGGTTGCTATCCCGGCGGCGGCACCGTCGACGGCGTGCGTGGCGACCACGTGCTGCTGGCGCCGCCTTATATCGTCTCCACTGAGGAGATCGACCTGATCGTCGACAAGCTCGGCACGGCGGTCGACAATGTGTTGCGTAGTGTCAATCACTGA
- a CDS encoding amidase: protein MSQDLIRETACTVVDKLRSGDVSPLELLDALEKRIGEVDGKVNALPTLCFDRARDSAKALMQKPAGARGLLAGLPLPIKDLTDVAGVLTTQGSPIFKDSIASKSDIVVENLEANGAIVYAKSNTPEFGAGANTFNEVFGATLNPWDTTKSAAGSSGGAAVALATGMAWLAQGSDMGGSLRSPAAFCGIAGMRPSIGRVAHTPKSAVDRNLGVLGPMARNVEDLALLLDAMSGDYAADPLSLPAPATSFLSAARSGKRPKRIAYSPDLGITPVDPEVKAITRKAAERFAEAGAIVEEAHPDWREAHECFHVLRAFDFAITKANLLRTKRDLLKPEVIWNIEEGLKLTVEQLARAEAQRVDMTARAVEFFKTYDLLLVPTTIVPPFPIEHRYVAECAGKRFDNYVEWLGIVYAITLACCPALSLPCGFTASGLPVGMQVVGAPRADAQVIAGAKVLEDILGVRGTTPIDPRVKK from the coding sequence TTGTCTCAAGACCTGATCCGCGAAACGGCCTGCACCGTCGTCGACAAGCTGCGCTCCGGCGACGTCTCGCCGCTCGAGCTCCTGGATGCGCTGGAGAAGCGCATCGGTGAGGTCGACGGCAAGGTCAACGCGCTGCCGACGCTGTGCTTCGATCGCGCGCGGGATAGCGCCAAGGCATTGATGCAGAAACCGGCCGGCGCACGCGGGCTGCTTGCAGGCCTGCCGCTGCCGATCAAGGACCTGACCGACGTTGCGGGCGTACTGACCACACAGGGCTCTCCGATCTTCAAGGACAGCATCGCTTCGAAGTCGGACATCGTGGTCGAGAACCTCGAGGCCAACGGCGCGATCGTCTACGCCAAATCCAACACGCCGGAATTCGGCGCCGGCGCCAACACCTTCAACGAGGTGTTCGGCGCGACACTCAATCCCTGGGATACGACGAAATCCGCGGCGGGCTCCTCCGGCGGCGCAGCGGTGGCGCTGGCCACCGGTATGGCCTGGCTCGCGCAGGGCTCCGACATGGGCGGCAGCCTGCGCAGCCCGGCGGCCTTCTGCGGCATCGCCGGCATGCGGCCGAGCATCGGCCGCGTCGCGCATACGCCCAAATCGGCCGTCGACCGCAATCTCGGCGTCCTCGGCCCGATGGCGCGCAACGTCGAGGATCTCGCGCTGCTGCTGGATGCCATGAGCGGCGACTACGCGGCCGATCCGCTGTCGCTGCCGGCGCCGGCGACCTCGTTCCTGTCGGCGGCGCGCTCGGGGAAGAGGCCGAAGCGCATCGCCTATTCGCCCGATCTCGGCATCACGCCTGTCGATCCCGAGGTCAAGGCGATCACGCGCAAGGCTGCCGAACGCTTCGCCGAGGCCGGCGCCATCGTCGAGGAGGCGCACCCGGACTGGCGCGAGGCGCATGAGTGCTTCCACGTACTGCGTGCCTTCGATTTCGCGATCACCAAGGCCAATCTGCTGCGGACAAAACGCGATCTGCTCAAGCCCGAGGTGATCTGGAACATCGAAGAAGGCCTCAAGCTCACCGTCGAGCAGCTCGCGCGCGCCGAAGCCCAGCGCGTCGATATGACCGCCCGCGCGGTCGAGTTCTTCAAGACCTACGATCTGCTGCTGGTGCCGACGACGATCGTGCCACCCTTCCCGATCGAGCACCGCTACGTCGCCGAATGCGCCGGCAAGCGGTTCGACAATTACGTCGAATGGCTCGGCATCGTCTACGCCATCACGCTGGCCTGCTGCCCGGCGCTGTCGCTGCCCTGCGGCTTCACGGCGTCGGGCCTGCCGGTCGGCATGCAGGTGGTCGGCGCGCCGCGCGCGGATGCACAGGTCATCGCCGGTGCGAAGGTGCTGGAGGATATTCTGGGCGTGCGCGGGACGACGCCGATCGATCCGCGGGTGAAGAAATAA
- a CDS encoding MurR/RpiR family transcriptional regulator translates to MVEPAKSSPLSELRIALPSLPLRLQEVGRFVAANDYDATTRSMRDLAAVAGADPAAFTRLAKAIGYSGWDELRAALTEARRPSQISPFSGRAKNRRNGPHADVALVTDKLAAEAAGLPRIPAQPIAEAARALHDAKRIWITGYRSCRSVAELLNYELRLFRPEQVQLVGASGPDDLDLGAFRPGEAVIVIGFLPYTHASVRVAQAAYRAGATLIAIADSLSAPMAEGADHVLLFEADSSPGFFPSLTGAIAIAQSLAAVTFSLGGIAAKKRLENTEARLAAASTYISEKG, encoded by the coding sequence ATGGTCGAGCCCGCGAAATCCTCGCCGCTGAGCGAACTGCGCATTGCGCTGCCGTCGCTCCCCCTGCGCTTGCAGGAGGTCGGCCGTTTCGTCGCCGCCAATGATTACGACGCTACAACCCGTTCGATGCGCGATCTCGCCGCCGTCGCCGGCGCCGATCCCGCCGCCTTCACGCGACTGGCGAAGGCGATCGGCTATTCCGGCTGGGACGAATTGCGCGCCGCGCTGACCGAGGCACGACGGCCATCGCAAATCTCCCCCTTCTCCGGCCGCGCCAAGAACCGCCGCAACGGGCCACACGCCGATGTCGCGCTCGTCACCGACAAGCTCGCGGCCGAAGCCGCCGGACTTCCGCGCATCCCGGCCCAGCCGATCGCGGAAGCCGCACGCGCGCTGCACGACGCCAAACGGATCTGGATCACCGGCTATCGAAGCTGCCGCAGCGTCGCGGAACTGCTGAACTACGAACTGCGGCTGTTCCGCCCCGAACAGGTGCAGCTCGTCGGCGCGTCCGGTCCTGACGATCTCGACCTCGGTGCCTTCAGGCCCGGCGAAGCCGTCATCGTCATCGGCTTCCTGCCTTACACGCATGCGAGCGTCCGGGTCGCACAAGCCGCCTATCGCGCCGGCGCCACGCTGATCGCGATCGCCGACAGCCTCTCGGCGCCGATGGCCGAAGGTGCCGACCACGTGCTGCTGTTCGAAGCGGACTCCTCCCCCGGCTTCTTTCCAAGTCTCACCGGCGCCATTGCGATCGCGCAGTCGCTGGCCGCGGTGACGTTCTCGCTCGGCGGCATCGCCGCAAAGAAGCGCCTGGAGAATACCGAGGCGCGGCTCGCCGCAGCCTCCACCTATATCTCAGAGAAAGGTTGA
- a CDS encoding SDR family oxidoreductase: MDLHLRGKRVLITGASKGIGAAAAEAFAEEGAHLLLAARSGDALKALADRLRSAHQIDAATSVVDLRKPEDVARLAREAADIDVLVNNAGDIPGGSIDKIDEEAWRHAWELKVFGYINLTRHIYAQMKAKGGGVIVNDIGAAGEKFDANYICGSAGNAALMAFTRALGGKSLADNIRVVGINPGPVGTDRHVTLLKTRAKNQFGDESRYKEFQKGLPLGRPAHAREIGDLMAFLASDRAGYTSGVIYTVDGGISAGWG, encoded by the coding sequence ATGGATCTGCATCTGCGTGGCAAGCGCGTCCTGATCACGGGCGCGTCCAAGGGCATTGGCGCGGCCGCTGCTGAGGCGTTCGCCGAGGAAGGCGCTCATCTGCTGCTTGCCGCCCGCAGCGGCGACGCGCTCAAGGCGCTGGCCGACCGCCTGCGCTCGGCGCACCAGATCGACGCCGCGACGAGCGTCGTGGACTTGCGCAAGCCCGAGGACGTGGCGCGGCTCGCCAGGGAGGCCGCCGACATCGACGTGCTCGTCAACAACGCCGGCGACATCCCCGGCGGCTCCATCGACAAGATCGACGAGGAGGCCTGGCGGCACGCCTGGGAATTGAAAGTGTTCGGCTACATCAACCTCACGCGGCATATCTACGCGCAGATGAAGGCGAAGGGCGGCGGCGTGATCGTCAACGACATCGGCGCAGCCGGCGAGAAATTCGACGCCAACTACATCTGCGGCAGCGCCGGCAACGCCGCGCTGATGGCGTTCACCCGCGCCCTCGGCGGCAAGAGCCTGGCCGACAACATCCGCGTGGTCGGCATCAATCCCGGCCCTGTCGGCACCGACCGCCACGTTACCCTGCTCAAGACCCGGGCAAAAAATCAGTTCGGCGACGAGAGCCGTTACAAGGAATTCCAGAAGGGCCTGCCGCTCGGCCGGCCCGCGCATGCGCGCGAGATCGGCGACCTGATGGCGTTCCTCGCGTCGGATCGCGCCGGCTATACGTCCGGGGTCATCTATACGGTGGATGGCGGCATCAGCGCCGGCTGGGGTTAG
- a CDS encoding amino acid ABC transporter substrate-binding protein, with protein MMRKVVIAAGVFAASTVAASAATLDTVKSRGTLVCGVSAGFAGFSAPDSQGNYKGLDVDYCRALAAGVLGDATKVKYVSLTAQNRFTALQSGEIDVLYRNSTQTYLRGVTLGLRQGPVNFYDGQGFVVKKDLGVKEIKDLKGATVCVAQGTTHEVTLGDYGRANGIDWKPLVFDRIDTMYQTFFGGRCDAMTQDASALAGAVTTAAPNAADYVVLPQTISKEPLGPFTRNGDEVWSDIITWLHYGLIEAEELGVTQANVDEMAKSQTPAIQRLLGASGDLGSRLGLDNKWLVTAIKATGNYGEIFERNVGKASPLKLERGLNGLWSKGGLMYAVPFK; from the coding sequence ATGATGAGGAAAGTGGTTATCGCGGCAGGCGTGTTCGCCGCATCGACGGTTGCAGCGTCGGCGGCGACGCTCGACACGGTCAAGAGCCGCGGCACGCTGGTGTGCGGCGTCAGCGCCGGCTTTGCCGGCTTCTCGGCGCCGGACTCGCAAGGCAACTACAAGGGACTCGACGTTGACTATTGCCGCGCACTCGCAGCCGGCGTGCTCGGCGATGCGACGAAAGTGAAGTACGTCTCGCTGACCGCGCAGAACCGCTTCACCGCGCTGCAGTCCGGCGAGATCGACGTGCTCTACCGCAACTCGACACAGACTTATCTGCGCGGTGTCACGCTGGGCCTGCGGCAGGGTCCGGTGAACTTCTACGACGGCCAGGGCTTTGTCGTGAAGAAGGACCTCGGCGTGAAGGAGATCAAGGATCTCAAGGGAGCCACCGTCTGCGTCGCGCAGGGCACCACGCATGAAGTCACCCTCGGCGACTACGGCCGCGCCAACGGTATCGACTGGAAGCCGCTGGTGTTCGACCGCATCGACACCATGTATCAGACCTTCTTCGGCGGCCGCTGTGACGCCATGACCCAGGACGCCTCCGCGCTCGCCGGTGCCGTGACGACGGCTGCGCCGAACGCGGCGGACTATGTCGTGCTGCCGCAGACCATCAGCAAGGAGCCGCTCGGTCCCTTCACCCGCAACGGTGACGAAGTCTGGAGCGATATCATCACCTGGCTGCATTACGGCTTGATCGAAGCCGAAGAGCTCGGCGTCACCCAGGCCAATGTCGACGAGATGGCAAAGTCGCAGACGCCGGCGATCCAGCGGCTGCTCGGGGCCTCCGGCGATCTCGGCTCGCGGCTGGGGCTCGACAACAAATGGCTGGTGACGGCGATCAAGGCGACCGGCAATTACGGCGAGATCTTCGAGCGCAATGTCGGCAAGGCGAGCCCGCTCAAGCTCGAGCGCGGCCTCAACGGCCTCTGGAGCAAGGGCGGCTTGATGTACGCGGTGCCGTTCAAGTAA
- a CDS encoding malate/lactate/ureidoglycolate dehydrogenase — MADYRTIKAEPLTNAIRAIVKAGGSSDREAELVSTNLVEANLKGHDSHGVGMIPRYVQSVTNGGLAVNAHVKTVLDTGPLLTLDGLTGYGQVIGHEAMELAAERAKQNGVCLVGLSNSHHIGRIGHWAEQCIDHGLVSIHFVNVISRPIVAPWGGSDARHGTNPFCVGIPRKGKDPIVLDFATSRIAQGKTRVAHNKGVELEPGTIIDNEGKPTNNPRYTVIPPHGAILPFGEHKGSGLALVCEILGGALSGGQVVKGPSDGKHNVLNGMLSIVIDPDKLGTGENLAREVESFVAWHTGSPPAAGVDKVKIAGEPERETKKKRLAEGIPVDPTTWQEILEAGKKFGLDQAAIEKIAG, encoded by the coding sequence ATGGCCGACTATCGCACCATCAAGGCTGAGCCGCTCACCAACGCCATCCGCGCCATCGTCAAGGCCGGCGGCTCCTCGGACCGCGAAGCCGAACTCGTGTCCACCAATCTGGTGGAAGCAAATCTCAAGGGGCACGACTCGCACGGCGTCGGCATGATCCCGCGCTACGTCCAGAGCGTCACCAACGGCGGCCTCGCCGTGAACGCGCACGTCAAGACCGTGCTCGACACCGGTCCGCTTCTCACCCTCGACGGCCTCACCGGCTACGGCCAGGTGATCGGCCATGAAGCGATGGAGCTGGCGGCAGAGCGCGCCAAGCAGAATGGCGTGTGTCTCGTCGGTCTCTCCAATTCGCATCACATCGGCCGCATCGGCCACTGGGCCGAGCAGTGCATCGACCACGGGCTGGTCTCGATCCACTTCGTCAACGTGATCTCGCGCCCGATCGTGGCGCCCTGGGGCGGCAGCGATGCGCGCCACGGCACCAACCCGTTCTGCGTCGGCATCCCGCGCAAGGGCAAGGACCCGATCGTGCTCGACTTCGCCACCAGCAGGATCGCGCAGGGCAAGACCCGCGTCGCCCACAACAAGGGCGTCGAGCTGGAGCCCGGCACCATCATCGACAACGAGGGCAAGCCGACCAACAATCCGCGCTACACCGTGATCCCGCCGCACGGCGCCATCCTGCCGTTCGGCGAGCACAAGGGTTCGGGGCTGGCGCTGGTGTGCGAAATCCTCGGCGGCGCGCTCTCCGGCGGGCAGGTGGTCAAGGGCCCGTCCGACGGCAAGCATAACGTCCTCAACGGCATGCTCTCGATCGTCATCGACCCGGACAAGCTCGGCACCGGTGAAAACCTCGCGCGCGAGGTCGAGAGCTTCGTCGCCTGGCACACCGGCTCGCCGCCCGCCGCCGGCGTCGACAAGGTCAAGATCGCCGGCGAGCCCGAGCGCGAGACCAAGAAGAAGCGGCTTGCCGAAGGCATTCCGGTCGATCCGACCACCTGGCAGGAAATTCTGGAGGCCGGGAAGAAGTTCGGGCTGGATCAGGCGGCGATCGAGAAGATCGCGGGCTGA
- a CDS encoding aspartate/glutamate racemase family protein, protein MRIALIHALKHSIAPIEAAFATAWPEARLMNLLDDSLSADLARDGALNDAMTERFLALGDYAAATGADGILFTCSAFGPCIEAVARRHTPMPVLKPNEAMIERAVTMGKRIGLLSTFPPTLASMPPEFPASVQIVPKLAEGALAALDRGDRATHDRLIVDASKDLRDCDVIALAQFSIAATAPLVAEATGRPVVTTPDSAVEKLMVLLKAKA, encoded by the coding sequence ATGCGCATCGCCCTGATCCACGCTCTCAAGCACTCCATCGCCCCGATCGAGGCGGCGTTCGCGACCGCGTGGCCGGAGGCGCGGCTGATGAACCTGCTCGACGACAGCCTGTCGGCTGATCTGGCGCGTGACGGCGCGCTCAACGACGCCATGACCGAGCGCTTCCTCGCGCTCGGCGATTATGCGGCGGCGACCGGTGCGGATGGGATCCTGTTCACCTGCTCGGCCTTCGGCCCCTGCATCGAGGCCGTCGCGCGCAGACACACGCCGATGCCGGTGCTCAAGCCGAACGAGGCCATGATCGAGCGTGCCGTGACGATGGGCAAGAGAATCGGCCTGCTCTCGACGTTCCCGCCGACGCTGGCCTCGATGCCGCCGGAGTTTCCCGCCTCGGTCCAAATCGTGCCGAAACTTGCCGAGGGCGCCTTGGCCGCACTCGACCGCGGCGACCGCGCCACGCATGATCGGCTGATCGTGGACGCATCGAAGGACCTGCGCGATTGCGACGTCATTGCGCTCGCGCAGTTCAGCATTGCCGCGACCGCGCCGCTGGTCGCGGAGGCCACCGGCCGCCCCGTCGTCACGACGCCGGACAGCGCGGTCGAGAAACTGATGGTGCTGCTGAAGGCGAAAGCTTAG
- a CDS encoding amino acid ABC transporter permease gives MTSDDPRPPPRRRLSDALGPNALKGLFWQVLVVGIAVAVIAFLWSNTVTNLSARRITTGFAFLGREAGMPIADSLLSYNPRDSYLWAFAVGVANTLRVAVIGIVLATVLGTLVGISRLSANWLLSRLAAVYVETLRDIPLLLQLLFWYVLMQALPAARAAWRPFEGVFLSNRGLILPAIPVGSPQLWVLGTAVLGLAVFYLIRRWQIAQQMRDGKPRPAWPFAIGLIVALPALVSVLLGVSWTIEWPALRGFNFVGGLTLAPEYFALVIALVTYTSAFIAEIVRSGIQSVPRGQWDAANALGLRRSFMLRQIILPQALRVIVPPMTSQYLNLTKNSSLAVAIGYQDVVSIANTTLNQTGQAIEAIALIMAVFLTISLSISFFMNWYNSRIALVER, from the coding sequence GTGACATCGGATGATCCCAGGCCGCCGCCGCGCCGTCGCCTCTCCGACGCGCTCGGGCCGAACGCGCTGAAGGGCCTGTTCTGGCAGGTGCTGGTGGTCGGGATCGCGGTCGCGGTCATCGCCTTCCTCTGGTCCAACACCGTCACCAACCTCTCGGCCCGCCGCATCACGACTGGGTTTGCCTTTCTCGGCCGCGAAGCCGGCATGCCGATCGCCGACAGCCTGCTCTCCTACAATCCGAGGGACAGCTACCTCTGGGCTTTCGCCGTCGGCGTCGCCAATACGTTGCGCGTCGCGGTGATTGGCATCGTGCTCGCAACCGTCCTCGGCACGCTGGTCGGCATTTCGCGCCTGTCCGCCAATTGGCTGTTGTCGCGCCTTGCCGCGGTCTATGTCGAAACGCTCCGCGACATCCCGCTGCTGCTCCAGCTGCTGTTCTGGTACGTGCTGATGCAGGCGCTACCGGCCGCGCGTGCGGCGTGGCGACCTTTCGAGGGCGTATTCCTGTCAAATCGCGGCCTGATCCTGCCCGCGATTCCGGTTGGCTCGCCGCAGCTTTGGGTGCTGGGCACGGCGGTGCTCGGGCTTGCCGTGTTCTATCTCATCCGGCGCTGGCAGATCGCGCAGCAGATGCGCGACGGCAAGCCACGGCCGGCCTGGCCATTTGCCATTGGCTTGATCGTCGCGCTGCCGGCACTGGTGTCCGTGCTGCTCGGCGTGTCCTGGACGATCGAGTGGCCTGCGTTGCGCGGCTTCAATTTCGTCGGCGGCCTGACGCTCGCTCCGGAATATTTCGCGCTGGTGATCGCGCTCGTAACCTATACGTCGGCGTTCATCGCCGAGATCGTGCGCAGCGGCATTCAGTCGGTGCCGCGCGGGCAATGGGACGCGGCCAATGCGCTCGGCCTGCGCCGCAGCTTCATGCTGCGGCAGATCATCCTGCCGCAGGCGCTCCGCGTCATCGTGCCGCCGATGACGAGCCAGTATCTCAACCTGACCAAGAACTCGTCGCTCGCGGTCGCGATCGGCTACCAGGACGTGGTCTCGATCGCCAACACCACGCTGAACCAGACCGGTCAGGCGATCGAGGCGATCGCGCTCATCATGGCGGTGTTCCTGACCATCAGTCTCTCGATCAGCTTCTTCATGAACTGGTACAATTCGCGCATCGCGCTGGTGGAGCGCTGA